A stretch of Mya arenaria isolate MELC-2E11 chromosome 14, ASM2691426v1 DNA encodes these proteins:
- the LOC128216088 gene encoding uncharacterized protein LOC128216088, whose amino-acid sequence MASNFEPSIQSCCDFIYDFSCSPCEENGFNTEAHHYCTQCTKYYCENCVSKHNGLYQKHAVLGREDVKKWEAAPGVVDSLMRCVRHNGEELKLVCGDHDQLCCQICVAVEHRNCSKIQHIPDVAKGIQGNVKFQQITKMMAEVQERLEKMKESHVKNTTSLKRTRSAISDEIKTKRNKINTILDNIEKTTLGNLEEMITELDESLKTDIKTCTQMNIQLQHMIDTFQMKAESSESKSYIAYRKSQDFISQANYHLRGKSVIESFNVTFQENYLIEELLSLIKIFGKQTLIAKQPEGPLTDLNHVFNIAEKKEYNVKMNDEGHCFIHGVCEMPSGEFVIADKMNCKVKLLDKECRVLDHCDVPAYPSHVCHIDGNEVAVCHSSYDDEHEIHFIKATNGKLVTTRKLSFKHRCYAAAYHGGLLYVSSGYALYVYTMSGQKVKKLYKDTDGDKTVVKFVLSNDGKTIYITNKDAHQLITLDNNGNKLASITDPDMKKPTGVHVTPAGHVFVCCYDSGIVMQVDTGLQVGKAKLITLAREKDGLESPRDIYFSTHTSSLVVGGYKDTLLVFKII is encoded by the exons ATGGCATCCAATTTTGAGCCATCCATTCAGAGTTGCTGTGACTTCATCTATGATTTTTCCTGCTCGCCGTGTGAAGAGAACGGATTCAACACAGAAGCTCACCATTATTGTACTCAATGCACAAAATATTACTGCGAGAACtgtgtttcaaaacataacGGATTATATCAGAAGCACGCGGTGCTTGGACGGGAGGACGTGAAGAAATGGGAGGCAGCCCCAGGGGTGGTGGACAGCCTGATGAGATGCGTGAGGCACAATGGTGAGGAGCTGAAGTTGGTTTGTGGTGACCATGACCAGCTATGTTGTCAGATCTGCGTCGCCGTGGAACATAG AAATTGCTCCAAAATCCAACATATTCCAGATGTAGCTAAAGGTATTCAGGGGAATGTTAAGTTCCAGCAAATTACAAAGATGATGGCTGAAGTTCAAGAGCGACTCGAGAAGATGAAAGAATCTCACGTGAAAAATACGACATCACTGAAAAGAACGCGGTCAGCCATTTCTGATGAAATTAAAACCAAACGTAATAAGATCAACACAATCCTAGACAATATTGAGAAGACAACATTAGGAAACTTGGAAGAAATGATAACTGAACTTGACGAATCTTTGAAGACTGATATCAAAACTTGCACTCAAATGAATATCCAACTACAACATATGATTGACACTTTTCAAATGAAAGCAGAATCAAGCGAGTCCAAGTCATACATTGCCTACAGAAAGAGCCAGGATTTTATTTCACAGGCAAATTATCATCTTCGAGGCAAGTCAGTCATTGAGAGTTTCAATGTTACATTTCAGGAAAACTACCTTATTGAAGAACTTCTatccttaataaaaatatttggaaaacaaacattaatagCGAAACAGCCAGAAGGTCCACTTACCGATTTAAACCACGTCTTCAATATTGCAGAGAAAAAGGAATACAACGTGAAGATGAACGACGAAGGACATTGTTTTATCCATGGCGTATGTGAAATGCCTAGTGGAGAGTTTGTTATAGCAGACAAAATGAATTGCAAGGTAAAGCTTCTGGACAAGGAGTGTAGAGTGCTCGACCACTGTGATGTCCCGGCTTATCCATCGCACGTATGCCATATAGATGGGAATGAAGTAGCCGTTTGTCATAGTTCATATGATGACGAAcatgaaattcatttcattaaagCTACGAACGGGAAACTAGTAACAACGAGGAAGTTAAGTTTCAAACATAGATGTTATGCCGCAGCCTATCATGGTGGCCTGCTTTATGTATCATCTGGTTACGCCCTGTACGTGTACACGATGTCGGGACAGAAGGTGAAGAAGCTGTACAAGGACACGGATGGGGACAAAACGGTGGTGAAATTTGTCCTCAGTAACGACGggaaaacaatttacataacAAACAAGGATGCACATCAATTGATCACCCTTGACAACAACGGCAACAAGTTGGCCTCAATCACTGACCCTGACATGAAAAAACCTACCGGAGTACACGTGACACCTGCTGGACACGTGTTCGTGTGCTGCTATGACTCCGGCATAGTGATGCAGGTTGACACGGGACTGCAAGTCGGGAAGGCAAAGTTGATCACACTGGCAAGGGAAAAAGATGGACTTGAAAGTCCGAGAGATATATACTTCAGCACTCACACTTCCTCTCTGGTTGTCGGTGGGTACAAAGACACCCTTCTTGTTTTCAAGATAATCTAa